Below is a window of Christensenella minuta DNA.
GGCGATAAGGACGACGCCGAGGAACGTTCCGAACATATTGCCGGTGCCGCCCGAAAGACTCGTTCCGCCGACCACGGCCGCCGCGATCACCGTCAGCTCCATCCCTGCCGCCGCCGTGGGAATCGCCGCATCCAGCCGGGAAACGAGCAGCATTCCGGCAAATGCGGACAGCAGCCCGCAGAGGACGTACGCCCACAGCCTTACATTGTCCGTCTTGATGCCCGACAGCCGCGACGCTTCGGGGTTGCCGCCCGTCGCGTAAAAGCTGCGGCCAAGCTTGGTCCACTTCAGCATCAGGGCCGCAAGTACGCCGATGCCGATCCAGATAAAGATGGTCAGCGGCATATTGCCGAATACCTTGATTGACGTCATTTTTTCTAAAAATTCCGGCGCCGGCGCAATGTTCGCGCCGTTGGAATATACCCAGATCACGCCTTCCACAATGGTCATCGTAGCGATGGTGGCGATCAGGGAGTTTACTTTCACCTTGGTAACAAGAAGCCCGTTTGCAAGCCCTACTCCCACGCCGAACAAAAGCGCAAGGATAATCGCCCATTCCTCGGAAAGTCCCTGATATTTCGTCAGCCCCACCGAAAGCAGGCCTGCCATGGACGCCACGTTCGCAACCGACATATCGAGCCCCCCCGTAATAAGGACAATCGTCATGCCCACCGCGATGACCCCCATAGAAGTCGAACGCGA
It encodes the following:
- a CDS encoding ABC transporter permease — protein: MMSIKDNKVVRVFGNNGLLVAIIILFIIMVITSDVFLTPQNLINILSRSTSMGVIAVGMTIVLITGGLDMSVANVASMAGLLSVGLTKYQGLSEEWAIILALLFGVGVGLANGLLVTKVKVNSLIATIATMTIVEGVIWVYSNGANIAPAPEFLEKMTSIKVFGNMPLTIFIWIGIGVLAALMLKWTKLGRSFYATGGNPEASRLSGIKTDNVRLWAYVLCGLLSAFAGMLLVSRLDAAIPTAAAGMELTVIAAAVVGGTSLSGGTGNMFGTFLGVVLIAMISNSINLWGVPAAYDNVVTGSVIGAAALIDALRTRKKRIG